In Amphiura filiformis chromosome 2, Afil_fr2py, whole genome shotgun sequence, one DNA window encodes the following:
- the LOC140138084 gene encoding LOW QUALITY PROTEIN: uncharacterized protein (The sequence of the model RefSeq protein was modified relative to this genomic sequence to represent the inferred CDS: inserted 1 base in 1 codon) translates to MQIELEKLKKGTAEQAPSPSLLDILRPKANTPKLPQFCEDKDDMDAYLQRFERYADARHWKKEEWAVNLSALLQGKGVSTYNRLAPSEANKYDVLKPELLKAYQLTEEGFMDKFRSAKPESNESAIQFLARTRDYLDRWIELSETPKTFDGVVDLYLKEQFXSACSKDLALFIKERHPKTCKDMTDIATQFLDARGGWGLAANKIHTQPNHSSNSNTSKPNDNRKPNDNRTFRPRCYICNKTGHMAKDCPDRSRVLKAAGLVTGAKSKTNTGKQKNQNSAGNQSCTNCDCDKCQGITDLGACMVVTRDPHCTDSEADDGYVTLSCGHRLPVMSAACSAHGVKKMPITQGMVDDNLVTVLRDSGCSTVVVRRSLVSNSQLTGEYKTCVLIDGTIRRVPVAIIDVNTPYYVGEITALCMNNPVYDLILGNIPGVRDPSQPDTSWKKPDVHYLVNAVETRAQKVAKEKPLRELKVPKAMSEIVTVEKLIQAQEGDTTLDKLREMAYSGEEKVTRNGGKSKFVLQKGILYREFQSPTFQFGEKLQQVVVPRQYRDQVIKLAHESILGGHQGIQKTTDKVLSNFFWTGLTSDISRFCQSCDSCQRTLPKGRVTKVPLGSMPLIDTPFQRIAIDLVGPIYPCTDRKNRYILTIVDYATRYPEAVALAHIDTKTVAEALLDIYSRVGIPREILTDNGSQFISDVMKEVRQLLSIKHLTSSPYHPICNGLVERFNGTLKLMLRKMCEERPIDWDRYLNALLFAYRETPQSSIGFSPFELLYGRVVRGPLTVLKELWTGEIEEPETKSTYQYVLDLQDRLEKTCDLARQELQKSQSKYKSYYNRKAKCRKFKVGDEVLLLLPTDRNKLLMHWKGPFPIVDKVGSMDYKIDFGHHVKTFHANLLKKYYRRQEDQPQMVVTAGLLDVACTSVIEIEDSVELKSNENLLQIPALKQKEFASDVKVCSNLSDEQQHEVKRLLNNYKDVLTDVPGDTNLGHHDIKLTDNTPIRSRPYPIPHALRETVKDEVKAMIDMGVVEPSESPYAAPLVIVKKTDGSNRVCCDMRKINRVTVFDAEPTPDQSEIFAKLANDHFFTKIDLSKGYWQVPLTEHAKPLTAFITHDGLYQFTRMAFGLVNSGATFNRIMRKLLRGLKSVDNYIDDILVHTASWEEHIETLRELLLRLRKAKLTARPTKCYIGFEKVEFLGHVVGQGMLQPNSNKLEAIQNAPRPQTKTQLRSFLGLANYYRAFIPNFAAVAVPLTDETKKGRPTKIEWGDSQELAFRTLKAKLSESPILHLPDINRPFILRTDASDDGVGAVLLQEFDGEKFPISYASKKLLTAQKNYSVMEKESYAIVWAIQKFEPFLYGRKFQLATDHRPLLCMQRSKVANGRIMRWALALQPYHFTMIAIKGKDNVGADYMSRSTG, encoded by the exons ATGCAAATTGAGTTAGAAAAATTGAAGAAAGGGACAGCTGAGCAGGCTCCTAGTCCTTCGCTTTTAGATATACTCCGTCCAAAAGCTAATACTCCTAAATTACCTCAATTCTGTGAAGATAAAGATGATATGGACGCTTATCTTCAACGCTTTGAACGCTACGCTGATGCGCGACATTGGAAAAAAGAAGAGTGGGCTGTTAACCTGAGTGCGCTTTTGCAAGGGAAAGGTGTTTCCACTTACAATAGGCTAGCTCCTTCTGAAGCTAACAAGTATGATGTTTTAAAACCAGAATTGCTTAAGGCTTATCAACTCACTGAAGAAGGTTTTATGGACAAGTTTAGGTCAGCTAAACCAGAGTCTAATGAAAGTGCTATTCAGTTCTTAGCTCGTACTCGTGATTATTTAGATAGGTGGATAGAATTATCTGAAACTCCAAAAACATTTGACGGTGTTGTAGATTTGTATCTCAAGGAACAAT TAAGTGCTTGTTCTAAAGACTTGGCTCTTTTTATTAAAGAACGCCATCCTAAGACTTGTAAAGATATGACTGATATTGCTACACAATTTCTTGATGCTAGAGGTGGATGGGGCTTAGCAGCCAATA AAATCCACACTCAGCCCAATCATAGTAGTAATAGTAATACAAGTAAGCCAAATGACAATCGTAAGCCAAATGACAATCGTACATTTCGACCTCGGTGCTACATATGTAATAAGACTGGTCACATGGCGAAAGACTGTCCTGATAGATCCAGAGTGCTCAAGGCAGCAGGATTAGTGACGGGTGCTAAATCAAAAACTAACACAGGTAAACAGAAAAACCAAAATTCTGCAGGTAATCAAAGTTGTACAAATTGTGATTGTGACAAGTGTCAAGGTATTACAGATTTAGGTGCTTGTATGGTGGTAACTAGGGATCCACATTGTACAGACTCCGAAGCAGATGATGGTTATGTCACTTTGTCCTGTGGACACAGGTTACCTGTGATGAGTGCTGCGTGTAGTGCACACGGTGTAAAGAAGATGCCAATTACGCAAGGTATGGTAGATGATAACTTAGTCACTGTCTTACGTGATAGTGGTTGTAGTACTGTAGTAGTTCGTAGAAGCCTAGTGTCAAATAGCCAATTGACTGGTGAGTATAAAACATGTGTACTCATAGATGGGACTATTAGAAGAGTGCCAGTTGCCATTATTGATGTGAATACGCCATATTATGTTGGTGAAATCACTGCCTTATGTATGAACAATCCTGTCTATGACCTCATATTGGGTAACATTCCAGGTGTTCGTGATCCATCACAACCAGATACTTCTTGGAAGAAACCAGATGTTCATT ACTTAGTTAATGCGGTTGAGACTAGAGCTCAAAAGGTAGCTAAGGAAAAGCCTCTACGAGAACTTAAGGTACCAAAAGCCATGAGTGAGATTGTTACTGTTGAGAAGCTTATCCAGGCACAGGAAGGTGATACTACCCTAGATAAACTTCGTGAGATGGCTTATTCAGGAGAAGAAAAGGTAACTCGTAATGGTGGTAAGTCTAAGTTCGTTTTACAGAAAGGAATACTCTACCGAGAATTCCAATCCCCAACTTTCCAATTTGGTGAGAAACTCCAACAGGTTGTTGTGCCAAGACAGTATCGTGACCAGGTAATTAAATTGGCACACGAATCCATCCTTGGAGGTCATCAAGGTATCCAAAAGACAACGGACAAGGTACTTAGCAATTTCTTTTGGACAGGTTTGACTTCAGATATATCTAGATTTTGTCAATCATGCGATAGCTGCCAAAGAACGTTACCGAAAGGACGCGTTACAAAAGTACCGCTTGGAAGCATGCCATTGATCGACACGCCATTTCAACGCATTGCAATTGATTTGGTAGGACCTATTTACCCATGCACTGATCGTAAGAACAGGTACATACTTACAATTGTGGATTATGCGACACGCTATCCGGAAGCTGTTGCATTAGCCCACATAGACACAAAAACTGTAGCTGAAGCATTGTTAGACATTTACTCAAGAGTAGGTATTCCCCGTGAAATTTTGACAGACAATGGATCTCAGTTCATTAGTGATGTGATGAAGGAGGTACGTCAACTTCTTTCAATCAAGCATTTAACCAGTTCTCCCTATCATCCGATCTGTAATGGACTTGTAGAAAGGTTCAACGGAACTTTGAAACTTATGTTACGTAAGATGTGTGAAGAACGTCCAATTGACTGGGACAGGTATTTAAATGCATTGTTGTTCGCATACAGAGAGACTCCTCAATCCAGTATTGGATTTTCACCTTTCGAATTGCTTTATGGTAGAGTGGTGAGAGGTCCCCTTACTGTGTTGAAGGAACTGTGGACTGGTGAGATTGAGGAACCTGAAACTAAGAGTACGTATCAGTATGTGTTAGATTTACAAGATAGACTAGAGAAGACTTGTGATTTGGCACGACAAGAATTGCAGAAATCACAGAGTAAGTACAAGAGTTACTACAATAGGAAAGCCAAGTGTAGGAAATTCAAAGTAGGTGATGAAGTCCTCTTACTTCTTCCAACTGATCGCAACAAGCTCCTCATGCATTGGAAAGGGCCGTTTCCCATTGTTGACAAGGTAGGATCTATGGATTACAAAATAGATTTTGGTCACCATGTGAAAACTTTCCATGCAAATCTTCTGAAGAAGTATTACAGGAGACAAGAAGATCAGCCACAAATGGTTGTGACTGCAGGACTTCTTGATGTGGCTTGTACATCCGTCATTGAGATTGAGGACAGCGTTGAGCTGAAATCAAATGAGAATCTGCTACAAATTCCCGCACTCAAACAGAAGGAGTTCGCATCTGACGTCAAGGTATGTAGCAACTTGTCAGATGAACAGCAACATGAGGTAAAGAGACTGCTGAATAACTACAAGGACGTGTTGACTGATGTTCCAGGTGACACCAACTTAGGTCATCATGATATCAAGCTCACAGATAACACACCTATTCGTAGCAGACCTTACCCCATACCACATGCGCTTCGTGAAACTGTGAAGGATGAAGTGAAAGCCATGATAGACATGGGTGTTgttgaaccatctgaaagtcccTACGCTGCTCCATTGGTAATAGTAAAGAAGACAGATGGAAGTAATCGCGTGTGCTGTGACATGCGCAAGATTAATCGTGTCACCGTCTTCGATGCGGAACCAACTCCTGATCAAAGTGAAATATTCGCAAAGTTAGCAAATGATCACTTCTTCACTAAGATCGACCTTAGCAAAGGTTATTGGCAGGTGCCATTAACAGAACATGCCAAACCACTTACAGCATTCATAACTCATGATGGACTCTACCAGTTTACACGTATGGCATTTGGACTAGTAAACAGTGGAGCTACGTTTAACAGGATCATGAGGAAACTGTTGAGAGGTTTGAAAAGTGTTGACAACTATATCGACGACATCTTAGTACACACTGCATCATGGGAAGAACACATAGAGACGTTGAGAGAATTGCTGCTGAGATTAAGAAAGGCCAAGTTGACTGCAAGACCAACTAAGTGCTACATAGGTTTTGAGAAGGTAGAATTTCTTGGCCATGTCGTAGGTCAGGGTATGCTGCAACCAAACTCAAACAAGTTGGAAGCAATTCAGAATGCGCCAAGACCACAAACGAAAACTCAACTTCGTTCATTCCTTGGTTTGGCCAATTACTACAGAGCTTTTATACCAAACTTTGCTGCTGTAGCGGTTCCACTAACAGATGAGACTAAGAAAGGAAGACCAACCAAGATAGAATGGGGTGACAGCCAGGAATTAGCGTTCCGAACTTTGAAGGCAAAGTTGTCGGAATCTCCCATTCTTCATCTTCCAGACATCAACAGACCGTTCATTCTCCGAACAGATGCGTCTGATGATGGTGTCGGGGCCGTTCTACTACAAGAGTTTGATGGAGAAAAGTTCCCCATTTCGTATGCCAGCAAGAAACTACTGACTGCACAGAAGAACTATTCTGTGATGGAGAAAGAGAGTTATGCCATAGTTTGGGCTATTCAGAAGTTCGAACCATTTCTGTACGGACGGAAATTTCAACTGGCAACTGACCATCGGCCATTGTTATGCATGCAACGATCCAAGGTAGCAAATGGGCGCATAATGCGATGGGCGTTAGCGTTGCAACCTTATCACTTCACAATGATAGCGATCAAGGGCAAGGATAACGTTGGTGCTGATTACATGAGCAGGTCGACAGGTTAG